The Miscanthus floridulus cultivar M001 unplaced genomic scaffold, ASM1932011v1 os_1815, whole genome shotgun sequence genome has a segment encoding these proteins:
- the LOC136534332 gene encoding uncharacterized mitochondrial protein AtMg00810-like: MDLGELHHFLGISVTRSSNGLFLSQRQYAVDLLQKAGMAECHSTSTPVDSRAKLSASKGAPVADPATYWSLAGSLQYLTLTRPDLAYAVQQVCLFMHDPREAHLALIKRILRYMKGTLSAGLHIGTGPVDKLIAYSDADWAGCPDSRRSTSGFCIFLGDSLVSWSSKWQTTVSRSSAEAEYRAVAHVVAECSNPVHHRRTKHIEIDIHFVREKVALGEVRVLHVPSKYQFADIMTKGLPIPLFEDFRSSLCIRNPDASTEGE; this comes from the exons ATGGACCTTGGGGAGCTACATCACTTCCTGGGGATCTCAGTCACTCGCTCCTCCAACGGGCTCTTCCTCAGCCAGCGGCAGTACGCGGTGGACCTTCTTCAAAAGGCAGGCATGGCCGAGTGTCACTCCACGTCGACACCCGTTGACTCTCGTGCCAAGCTCTCTGCCTCGAAGGGCGCTCCCGTCGCTGACCCCGCCACGTACTGGAGTCTCGCTGGCTCTCTCCAGTACTTGACACTCACTCGCCCCGACCTGGCGTACGCTGTGCAGCAGGTgtgcctcttcatgcatgaccCGCGCGAAGCTCACCTCGCGCTGATCAAGCGCATCCTTCGGTACATGAAGGGCACGCTGTCGGCTGGCCTCCACATCGGCACTGGGCCTGTCGACAAATTGATTGCATACTCTGACGCTGACTGGGCAGGGTGCCCAGACTCCCGCCGCTCCACATCAGGCTTCTGCATCTTCCTCGGCGATAGCCTGGTATCCTGGTCGTCCAAATGGCAAACCACGGTGTCCCGGTCTAGTGCGGAGGCCGAGTATCGGGCTGTGGCTCATGTGGTCGCAGAGTGCT CCAACCCGGTCCACCACCGCCGTACCAAGCACATTGAGATCGACATCCACTTTGTCCGTGAGAAGGTGGCTCTCGGCGAGGTTCGCGTTCTCCATGTGCCGTCCAAGTATCAGTTCGCTGATATCATGACAAAGGGTTTGCCGATTCCGCTGTTTGAGGATTTTCGGTCCAGTCTCTGCATCCGGAATCCTGACGCTTCGACTGAGGGCGAGTGA